Proteins encoded in a region of the Vicia villosa cultivar HV-30 ecotype Madison, WI linkage group LG5, Vvil1.0, whole genome shotgun sequence genome:
- the LOC131605045 gene encoding uncharacterized protein LOC131605045 has translation MKNVIDNWKPNGGTHGFYVKFLMRKAEALTVEEKWKEFNALLAVMIYGLVLFPNIPNFVDLTAICLFMDQNPVPTLLADTYYAIHSRYGKKGSVGDCLPLLYEWFSSHFPKSGAFVATRDTQKRPQRIMGLTANDIVWYHLRTSIEQVITRCGSFGNVPLIGTKVVINYNPKLALRQLGFVLKDKPLDKEIFESVCFEKGTDPEGLEKNVVTKQAYTDWVKDRVKERLLPFPKVKPLYEQPPEILTATVPAEDYTQEDLLEFKRGLELKGGERATTVVVKDHQKIIKKAIKEAEEKLKQEYREDLKAYKLKIEKEAKAEIKSLKKKLEEETTQRIAVETQLKGSHLRASRVTEENAKLKNQIAEMGSTFEKDSP, from the exons ATGAAGAATGTTATagataactggaagcctaatggtggaaccCATGGTTTCTATGTGAAATTTCTGATGAGGAAGGCTGAAGCCCTCACTGTTGAGGAAaaatggaaagaattcaatgctctccTAGCCGTCATGATCTATGGATTGGTGTTGTTCCCGAATATTCCGAACTTCGTTGATCTTACTGCTATCTGTCTCTTTATGGATCAAAATCCTGTGCCCACTCTGTTGGCCGACACCTATTATGCCATCCATTCTAGGTATGGGAAGAAGGGATCAGTTGGGGACTGTTTACCGTTGCTGTACGAatggttttcttcacattttcctaAAAGTGGAGCATTTGTTGCCACAAGAGATACACAGAAAcggcctcaaaggatcatgggaCTTACTGCAAACGATATTGTTTGGTATCACCTCAGAACGAGCATCGAGCAAGTTATAACAAGGTGTGGTAGCTTTGGCAACGTCCCTCTCATAGGAACAAAGGTAGTTATCAATTATAATCCGAAACTCGCATTGCGCCAGTTAGGTTTTGTATTGAAAGACAAGCCTTTGGATAAAGAGATATTTGAGTCCGTTTGTTTTGAAAAGGGAACCGATCCAGAGGGTTTAGAAAAG AATGTCGTTACTAAGCAAGCCTACACTGATTGGGTGAAAGATAGAGTCAAGGAGCGCCtattgcctttcccgaaggttaaaccATTGTATGAGCAACCACCTGAAATTTTAACTGCCACTGTGCCAGCTGAGGACTATACCCAA GAGGATCTTCTAGAGTTCAAAAGAGGACTAGAACTGAAAGGGGGTGAAAGAGCTACCACTGTTGTTGTTAAGGATCACCAGAAGATCATAAAAAAGGCCataaaagaggcagaagagaagcTCAAGCAAGAGTACAGAGAAGATCTGAAAGCCTACAAACTCAAGATAGAAAAGGAAGCTAAAGCTGAGATCAAGAGTTTGAAAAAGAAGTTAGAAGAGGAAACTACCCAAAGAATAGCGGTTGAGACTCAACTTAAAGGTAGCCACCTTCGCGCCTCTCGCGTAACAGAAGAGAATGCAAAGCTCAAAAACCAGATAGCAGAAATGGGAAGTACGTTTGAGAAAGATTCCCCCTGA